From a region of the Lentilactobacillus curieae genome:
- a CDS encoding thiamine pyrophosphate-dependent enzyme: MAKMRAGQALAKVLESWDVDHIYGITADSINNTVDGLYEERDQIKYIQVRHEEVGALAATADAKLTGKVGVSFGSAGPGATHLFNGLYDAKMDHAPVVAIIGQSATPIMNTFFFQEMDQDPMFADLTDFHKQATNPEQIPYIMDQAIRYAYEHKAPAIVIIPDNLSAEEIDFEPFKSAEVVNAVAEEVIDDKAVSDVYELLKNAKHPVLWAGLGMKDARKEIVEFSEKFSVPVLSTAPATGVMPTDHPNFMGSRGRLGTKPAFEVTQVADLIILAGTNYPFSRFLPAGIKFVQINNSIADLGKQRDVDLAVLADGKKFFQALNQKGEAVPTTPFLKAAQEDKRNWDAWLDKVADDDSEGLAPEAVIRAIKENSTDDSVFGLDVGNNLMWSIRQLPFNKNQKLSMSAWFGTMGYGLPAAIAGKLSFPDSQVFNIAGDGGFSMVMQDLLTQVQYDMPIINVVLENKAYGFIQHEKIQASQEPYGINFIGADWAGFADSMGAIGLKVTDRKSLADAFAKINELQKSGNKKPILIDAKVKNVDPADTSFMPIDPTQFDKETIEGYNKASNLFDQPALQDLLDE, from the coding sequence ATGGCAAAAATGCGTGCAGGTCAAGCACTAGCAAAAGTTTTAGAAAGCTGGGACGTTGACCATATCTACGGAATCACTGCTGATTCAATTAATAATACTGTCGACGGTCTTTACGAAGAACGCGATCAAATTAAATATATTCAAGTTCGTCACGAAGAAGTTGGTGCTCTAGCAGCAACCGCTGATGCAAAATTAACCGGTAAAGTTGGGGTTAGTTTTGGATCAGCTGGCCCTGGTGCTACTCACCTCTTCAATGGTCTTTACGATGCCAAGATGGATCATGCCCCAGTAGTTGCAATTATCGGTCAATCAGCTACTCCAATTATGAACACATTCTTCTTCCAAGAAATGGATCAAGACCCAATGTTCGCTGATTTAACTGATTTTCATAAACAAGCCACCAATCCAGAGCAAATTCCTTACATTATGGACCAAGCTATTCGGTACGCCTACGAGCACAAAGCACCAGCTATCGTAATCATCCCAGATAACCTTTCCGCTGAAGAAATTGACTTTGAACCATTTAAGTCAGCCGAGGTTGTTAACGCAGTTGCTGAAGAAGTAATTGATGACAAAGCTGTCAGTGATGTTTATGAACTACTTAAAAACGCCAAGCACCCAGTTTTATGGGCTGGTCTTGGAATGAAAGATGCTCGCAAGGAAATCGTAGAATTTTCTGAAAAGTTCAGTGTTCCCGTCCTTTCAACGGCACCAGCCACTGGTGTGATGCCTACTGATCACCCTAATTTTATGGGTTCACGTGGCCGACTTGGAACTAAGCCAGCCTTTGAAGTAACTCAAGTAGCTGACTTGATTATCCTGGCCGGAACTAACTACCCATTTAGCCGTTTTCTTCCAGCTGGTATCAAGTTTGTTCAAATCAATAACTCAATTGCTGACCTTGGAAAGCAACGTGATGTTGATTTAGCTGTTCTTGCTGATGGCAAGAAGTTCTTCCAGGCACTTAACCAAAAGGGCGAGGCAGTTCCAACTACCCCATTCCTTAAAGCTGCTCAAGAAGATAAGCGCAATTGGGACGCTTGGTTAGATAAAGTTGCCGATGATGACAGCGAAGGCTTAGCTCCAGAAGCAGTAATTCGTGCCATTAAGGAAAATTCAACTGATGATTCAGTGTTTGGACTTGATGTAGGTAACAACCTAATGTGGTCAATTCGCCAACTTCCATTTAACAAGAACCAGAAGTTATCCATGTCAGCTTGGTTTGGAACAATGGGCTACGGACTTCCCGCAGCAATTGCCGGCAAGCTTAGTTTCCCAGACAGCCAAGTATTTAACATTGCTGGTGATGGTGGTTTCTCAATGGTAATGCAAGACTTGCTAACTCAAGTTCAGTATGACATGCCAATCATCAACGTCGTCTTAGAAAATAAGGCTTACGGCTTCATCCAACATGAAAAGATTCAGGCCTCACAAGAGCCTTACGGAATCAACTTTATCGGTGCTGACTGGGCTGGATTCGCCGATAGCATGGGCGCAATCGGTTTGAAAGTTACTGACAGAAAGTCATTGGCTGATGCGTTTGCTAAGATCAATGAACTTCAAAAGTCTGGAAATAAGAAGCCAATTCTAATTGACGCTAAGGTCAAGAATGTTGACCCTGCTGACACTAGTTTTATGCCAATTGACCCTACGCAATTCGATAAGGAAACAATCGAGGGTTACAACAAAGCATCAAACCTATTTGATCAACCTGCTCTTCAAGACTTATTAGATGAATAA
- a CDS encoding NADP-dependent oxidoreductase, with protein sequence MKAFGYDHNGGPDVFQEYDVPTPTLKDTDILIETKAFGLNNFERSQRAGLFGETTKQIIPGRDVAGIVKEVGSAVTKFKPGDRVVAHGHHAYSEFATSSEANTVIIPDNVTFENAAAIVTTGVTAYKGLHFFGKAKPGQTVIVKGASGGVGSLTAQLALGLGDEVIGIGSSKNEDYVKSLGITQYVAYDKQTPAEVLKDKADLVVNSAMNGASSDEDVAMIKPGGIVASVAHDEPSSDKDVQFNHIAPTSEVSDVEALQTIMDLMAKEKLSIKVGYVLPFSAAGVVKGHSILEERHDGRVIISREA encoded by the coding sequence ATGAAGGCTTTTGGATATGATCATAATGGTGGACCAGATGTATTCCAAGAATACGATGTGCCCACCCCAACATTAAAAGATACTGATATTTTAATCGAGACCAAAGCATTTGGTTTGAATAATTTCGAACGTTCACAAAGAGCAGGATTATTCGGCGAAACTACTAAGCAAATTATTCCTGGACGTGACGTTGCTGGAATCGTTAAGGAAGTCGGTTCTGCAGTCACTAAGTTCAAGCCGGGTGATCGCGTTGTTGCTCATGGTCATCACGCATACTCAGAATTTGCGACAAGCAGCGAGGCCAACACAGTTATCATCCCTGACAACGTCACATTCGAAAATGCAGCCGCTATCGTCACGACCGGGGTAACTGCGTACAAGGGACTGCATTTCTTTGGTAAAGCTAAGCCTGGTCAAACAGTCATCGTTAAGGGTGCATCTGGCGGGGTTGGTTCTTTAACCGCTCAGCTCGCCTTGGGGCTTGGAGATGAAGTAATTGGCATTGGTTCTAGCAAAAACGAGGATTACGTCAAGTCATTAGGGATTACTCAGTACGTTGCTTATGATAAGCAGACTCCCGCAGAGGTGTTGAAGGACAAGGCTGATTTAGTTGTAAATTCCGCAATGAACGGTGCCTCAAGTGACGAAGATGTTGCGATGATAAAACCAGGTGGGATTGTTGCTAGCGTTGCTCATGATGAACCATCAAGTGACAAAGATGTCCAGTTCAACCACATCGCTCCTACCAGTGAAGTTTCAGATGTTGAAGCACTTCAAACCATCATGGATTTAATGGCAAAAGAAAAGCTTAGCATCAAAGTTGGTTACGTTTTGCCATTCTCTGCAGCTGGCGTTGTAAAGGGTCACTCGATTCTTGAAGAGCGTCATGATGGTAGAGTAATTATTTCAAGGGAAGCATAA
- a CDS encoding flavocytochrome c, with amino-acid sequence MKLIGIVGSNAKKSYNRTLLEFIKKHFSDSATIELLEVRNLPLFNESAKQDIPVIMEYNKKIQDADGVIIATPEHNHSITSSLKSLIEWLSNDVHPFNGKPVMIVGASYDVQGSSRAQLHLRQILDAPGVNAQVMPGHEFLLGQAQNAFDSEGNIKDSGTIDFLESCFKAFIRFTNVINLLNEPEDLEVTPGKYDVTAIGHNGKIPMSVEFSEDRIENIDIDTSGETKGIADTVFTRIPDEIVNGQTLNVDAVSGASITSNGVIEGVANAVKLAGGDPDILKRRPKANETEKIEPKEYSTDVVVIGGGGAGLSAAATVLQEGKNVILLEKFPAVGGNTIRTGGPMNAADPSWQNKFDAIPGEKTTLQGILEIDEVKIDKDYLPDFILLKKQITKYLDETTDEKEFLFDSSLFHRIQTYLGGKRVDLKGNEIFGKYDLVKVLTDDALDSVKWLEKIGVEFDNSEVAMPVGAKWRRGHKPLKNQGYAYISALRDFVNNNNGQIITDAPVKKLIIENGEVKGVISRNSNNQEIIVHASSVILASGGFGANTKMLQKYNTYWDKIDDDIKTSNSPAITGDGIRLGESAGAELVGMGFTQMMPVSDPNTGELFSGLQVPPANFVMVNQEGRRFVNEYEGRDVLSKAAIENGGLFYLIADDNIKATAYNTNQEKIDAQVEAGTLFKSDSIEGLAAEIKVDPSILRETIDKYNSYVESGNDPEFGKNVFDLKVVKPPFYATPRKPAMHHTMGGLKIDTKTHVIGKSGKIIPHLFAAGEVAGGIHAGNRLGGNSLTDIFTFGRIAGKTAVSENLQEK; translated from the coding sequence ATGAAGTTAATAGGGATAGTTGGAAGCAACGCAAAGAAATCATATAACCGAACTCTATTAGAGTTCATAAAAAAACATTTTTCTGATTCAGCAACAATTGAATTGTTGGAAGTTAGGAATCTACCACTATTTAATGAATCAGCAAAACAGGATATTCCTGTAATTATGGAATATAACAAAAAAATTCAAGATGCTGATGGCGTTATTATTGCTACACCTGAGCACAACCATTCAATAACCTCGTCTTTGAAGAGTTTGATTGAATGGCTTTCAAATGATGTTCATCCATTTAACGGCAAGCCAGTAATGATAGTTGGCGCATCCTATGATGTGCAGGGTTCATCTCGAGCTCAATTGCACTTGCGCCAAATATTGGATGCTCCAGGTGTGAATGCACAGGTGATGCCAGGACATGAATTTTTACTTGGCCAAGCTCAAAATGCCTTTGATTCAGAAGGAAATATTAAAGACTCGGGTACAATTGACTTTTTAGAGAGCTGTTTTAAAGCCTTTATTCGATTTACCAACGTTATCAATCTGTTAAACGAACCTGAAGATTTAGAGGTTACTCCAGGGAAGTATGATGTGACCGCCATTGGTCATAATGGCAAGATTCCTATGTCAGTTGAGTTTAGTGAAGATAGAATTGAAAATATTGATATTGATACATCTGGTGAAACCAAAGGAATCGCAGATACAGTATTTACAAGAATTCCTGATGAAATTGTAAATGGTCAGACGCTAAATGTTGATGCGGTATCTGGGGCATCGATAACAAGCAATGGGGTTATTGAAGGTGTTGCTAACGCTGTGAAACTTGCAGGTGGCGACCCCGACATTCTAAAGCGACGTCCTAAAGCTAATGAAACAGAAAAAATTGAGCCTAAAGAATACTCAACTGATGTTGTGGTGATTGGTGGTGGGGGTGCTGGGCTAAGTGCGGCCGCAACCGTACTTCAAGAAGGCAAAAATGTAATTCTTTTGGAAAAATTTCCTGCCGTTGGTGGTAATACAATTAGGACTGGTGGTCCGATGAACGCTGCTGATCCAAGCTGGCAAAATAAATTTGATGCAATTCCTGGAGAAAAAACAACATTGCAGGGAATTTTAGAAATTGATGAAGTAAAAATTGATAAAGATTACCTGCCAGACTTTATTTTGCTAAAGAAACAGATAACAAAATATCTCGATGAAACTACGGATGAGAAAGAATTCCTTTTTGATTCTTCACTATTCCATAGAATTCAAACTTATTTGGGTGGAAAGCGAGTCGACCTAAAGGGTAACGAAATATTTGGAAAATATGATTTAGTCAAAGTTCTAACAGATGATGCCTTGGACTCAGTTAAGTGGTTAGAAAAAATCGGGGTTGAATTTGATAATTCGGAAGTTGCAATGCCTGTTGGTGCTAAATGGCGAAGAGGCCATAAGCCATTGAAAAATCAGGGATATGCATATATTTCTGCTCTAAGAGATTTTGTGAACAATAATAATGGACAAATTATCACAGATGCGCCAGTTAAAAAGCTAATTATTGAAAATGGTGAGGTCAAAGGGGTTATTAGTAGAAACTCAAATAACCAAGAGATCATTGTCCATGCAAGTTCAGTAATTTTAGCCTCAGGTGGTTTTGGAGCAAACACAAAGATGTTGCAAAAATACAACACCTACTGGGATAAAATTGATGATGACATTAAGACTTCCAATTCTCCGGCAATTACTGGTGATGGTATTAGATTAGGGGAGAGTGCCGGTGCAGAATTAGTTGGAATGGGATTTACACAAATGATGCCAGTTTCTGACCCTAATACAGGAGAACTTTTCTCAGGACTACAAGTACCGCCCGCTAACTTTGTAATGGTAAATCAAGAAGGAAGACGCTTTGTCAATGAGTATGAAGGACGAGATGTTTTATCAAAAGCGGCAATTGAAAATGGTGGTTTATTTTACTTAATTGCTGATGACAATATCAAGGCAACAGCATATAATACCAATCAGGAAAAAATAGACGCACAAGTTGAAGCTGGAACGCTTTTCAAATCTGATTCGATTGAAGGATTGGCTGCTGAAATAAAAGTTGATCCAAGCATTCTTCGAGAAACTATTGATAAGTATAATTCATATGTAGAATCTGGAAATGACCCCGAATTTGGGAAGAATGTATTTGATTTGAAAGTTGTCAAGCCACCGTTCTACGCAACTCCAAGGAAGCCGGCTATGCATCACACAATGGGCGGATTGAAAATCGATACTAAAACACATGTTATCGGAAAAAGCGGAAAGATAATTCCGCATTTATTCGCTGCAGGAGAGGTAGCGGGGGGAATCCATGCAGGTAATAGGTTGGGTGGAAACTCGTTAACAGACATCTTTACTTTTGGTCGTATAGCTGGAAAGACAGCAGTATCTGAAAATCTTCAAGAAAAATAA
- a CDS encoding NADPH-dependent FMN reductase, whose product MNYLAIVGSNADKSTNRMLLKYMQKHFEKQANIEICEIKNFPVFDESDITNVPEPIKKMVESISSSDGVIISTPEYDHSIPAALKSVLEWLSYVSESLYKKPVMITGASHGSLGSSRAQNHLRQILDSPEISARVMPSSEFLLGHSLLAFDDNGYLSDANKVKELENDFSQFLQFSDEVNQLMKKHPVKRTGHQLWELNK is encoded by the coding sequence ATGAACTATTTAGCAATTGTGGGTTCAAACGCAGATAAATCTACAAATAGAATGCTTTTGAAATATATGCAGAAACATTTTGAAAAGCAGGCAAATATCGAAATATGTGAAATAAAGAACTTTCCTGTGTTTGATGAATCTGATATCACGAATGTACCAGAGCCAATCAAAAAAATGGTTGAATCAATATCATCATCAGATGGAGTTATCATAAGTACTCCGGAATATGATCACTCTATTCCTGCAGCTTTGAAAAGTGTTCTTGAATGGTTGTCGTATGTTTCTGAGTCATTGTATAAAAAGCCGGTTATGATTACCGGTGCATCACATGGTTCATTAGGTTCCTCTCGAGCCCAAAACCACTTACGTCAAATTCTAGATTCTCCAGAAATAAGTGCGAGAGTCATGCCTAGTTCTGAATTCTTATTGGGGCATTCACTTTTGGCATTTGATGATAATGGTTATCTATCAGATGCTAATAAAGTAAAAGAATTAGAAAATGATTTTTCTCAATTTTTACAATTTTCGGATGAGGTAAATCAACTAATGAAAAAGCATCCAGTTAAACGTACGGGACACCAGCTTTGGGAATTAAATAAATAG
- a CDS encoding LysR family transcriptional regulator: MKNYKTMLEYIDKILTYNNFTKAAQALYISQPYLTQVIKKQEDELGVQIINRHSKNYQLTKAGTIYYEYLKKLESEAQTFKNKLSYLTPVDKTYSFRIGVLSTLGSTILPAFIPNFLSDYKSVNLDIVENEPKISEENIRNGKIDYYIGQNPETLPPDLNYKIGASCGYYAVIPQSSPFFNPDYSILQSGAIPLNKLLKETLLVTSNGSAIREQLNHLFTKYSIRPNLVVESNNIFTISRLSQQGVGVAIVPQNIISKGQNYNLYPIDDDLMKVTFFIAYSENRLLSQVDNALIESFIKATTTIN; this comes from the coding sequence TTGAAAAACTATAAAACAATGCTCGAATACATTGATAAAATTCTCACATATAATAACTTTACAAAAGCAGCGCAGGCACTTTATATTTCACAACCCTACTTAACTCAAGTGATCAAAAAACAGGAAGATGAGCTTGGGGTACAAATTATAAATCGCCATTCTAAAAACTATCAGCTTACAAAAGCTGGAACTATCTACTATGAATACTTAAAAAAATTGGAATCTGAAGCTCAAACTTTTAAAAACAAATTAAGCTATCTAACTCCTGTCGATAAGACATATTCCTTTAGGATAGGTGTACTAAGCACCCTTGGATCAACTATTCTTCCGGCTTTTATTCCTAACTTCTTATCAGATTATAAATCTGTCAACCTAGATATTGTGGAAAACGAACCAAAAATATCTGAAGAAAATATCAGAAATGGAAAAATTGATTACTACATTGGGCAGAATCCAGAGACATTACCTCCTGACTTAAACTATAAGATTGGAGCATCATGTGGTTATTATGCTGTTATTCCTCAGAGTTCGCCTTTTTTTAATCCCGATTATTCAATACTACAATCAGGTGCCATCCCATTAAATAAATTGTTAAAGGAAACTCTATTAGTAACATCAAATGGTTCAGCAATTCGAGAACAGCTAAACCATCTTTTTACCAAATATTCAATTAGACCAAATCTAGTGGTCGAAAGTAACAATATTTTTACAATCTCTAGACTTAGCCAACAGGGCGTTGGAGTTGCGATCGTTCCTCAAAATATCATCTCAAAAGGTCAAAATTATAATCTCTACCCAATCGATGATGATTTAATGAAAGTGACTTTTTTCATAGCATACTCTGAAAACCGATTACTTAGCCAAGTAGATAATGCATTAATTGAATCATTTATTAAGGCAACTACCACAATCAACTAA
- a CDS encoding YueI family protein — translation MAESTEDYIRQHAFGTPQLKPDEKRAFLGNFRERVALALTIAQLNNSKTPAMVTDVLKGYPEYRMYLNGKMADSMISQYMKLAIEQNYQFTILVQNGVRVEQKVSMNDFGVVIASPTDKIKKRVTF, via the coding sequence ATGGCTGAAAGCACAGAAGATTATATTAGGCAACATGCATTTGGAACGCCACAATTAAAGCCCGATGAAAAACGAGCTTTCTTAGGAAACTTTCGTGAGCGGGTTGCGTTAGCACTAACAATTGCTCAGCTGAATAATTCAAAAACTCCAGCAATGGTTACTGATGTTTTAAAGGGGTATCCTGAATACCGAATGTACTTGAATGGCAAGATGGCTGATTCGATGATTAGTCAGTACATGAAATTAGCAATTGAACAAAATTATCAGTTTACGATTTTGGTACAAAATGGGGTGCGAGTTGAGCAGAAAGTTTCAATGAATGATTTTGGTGTGGTGATTGCGTCGCCAACGGATAAGATTAAGAAGCGAGTAACGTTCTAA
- a CDS encoding cation:proton antiporter family protein produces the protein MNQISLVLILLAALFIPLAMAKFKVTFLPTAVVEIIVGVILGPSLFGIIQNNPTLDLLENVGVIVLLFLSGMEIDFSLFKKRNSDLSVLEQKERQDQPKYSVVFLAIVSYVTIVVMSILLAFTVKFLGLFSDVYLTAILFMTVSLGIVIAALKEKELLSKPFGQAILLIAALGEVVPMVGLTFYASAYSPDSKSLWLLLLILLAAALLFLRFKRFFKFFDRINKSTTQLDVRLAFFMIVTLVTIAESVGAEGILGAFMAGIVIKLLEPHEETKVRLDSIGYGFFIPIFFIMSGVGLNLRELIANPKTVMLIPVLFLGYVLSKILVYWVLRLRFKNANSIAGTSMSVTTITVVLAILQVAKHLHRITNQQSGAFLLAAVITCVLGPFLFNKLYSAEKEDLKKTRVHIIGTNLTTVPVAQQLSRGWYDVTMYTANDLNYRSFNSEVPVTLLDNLETGYLMKQGVFDAEVVVIGKINSKKNYEIAKAAKQYGVRRVIVRFEDRNILNEKQDNLADLGIELYNTPDVNISMLRSLIETPSTMQLLTSTNASVYEVTLRNHKYTDIQVRNLPFIDQVTITQIFRERRFIRPTGGTSLKINDRIIFTSSKEDAPNIRRELGKLN, from the coding sequence ATGAACCAAATTTCGTTAGTTTTAATTTTATTGGCAGCACTTTTTATTCCACTGGCAATGGCAAAATTCAAGGTGACATTTTTACCCACTGCCGTGGTTGAAATTATTGTTGGGGTGATTCTTGGCCCTAGTTTATTTGGAATCATTCAAAATAATCCAACGCTAGATTTGCTAGAAAACGTTGGGGTGATTGTTTTGCTGTTCTTGAGTGGGATGGAGATTGACTTTAGTCTATTCAAGAAACGTAATTCTGATCTGTCTGTATTGGAACAAAAAGAAAGGCAGGATCAGCCCAAGTATTCTGTAGTTTTCTTGGCCATCGTAAGTTACGTTACGATCGTGGTAATGTCGATTCTGTTGGCTTTTACAGTTAAGTTCCTTGGGTTGTTTTCAGATGTATACCTAACGGCGATTTTATTTATGACTGTGTCATTGGGAATCGTAATTGCCGCACTGAAGGAAAAGGAATTACTAAGTAAGCCGTTTGGCCAGGCAATTTTGCTAATTGCTGCTTTAGGAGAAGTAGTCCCCATGGTGGGATTAACATTTTACGCGTCCGCATATAGTCCGGATTCCAAGTCCTTGTGGTTGTTATTACTGATTTTATTGGCAGCCGCATTACTATTTTTACGTTTCAAACGGTTCTTCAAGTTCTTTGACAGAATCAATAAATCAACGACCCAACTTGATGTTCGGTTAGCTTTCTTCATGATCGTCACTTTAGTAACGATTGCTGAATCGGTTGGAGCTGAAGGAATCCTGGGAGCATTCATGGCAGGAATCGTTATTAAGTTACTTGAACCACACGAAGAAACCAAGGTACGGTTGGACTCAATTGGGTATGGCTTTTTCATTCCCATCTTCTTTATCATGAGTGGTGTTGGTCTCAATTTAAGAGAATTGATTGCGAATCCTAAAACGGTGATGCTGATTCCAGTGCTGTTTTTGGGATATGTTTTAAGCAAGATTCTAGTTTATTGGGTACTTCGGCTGAGATTTAAAAACGCTAACTCAATTGCTGGAACATCAATGTCTGTAACAACAATTACGGTTGTTTTGGCAATCCTTCAAGTTGCTAAGCACCTTCACCGAATTACTAATCAACAATCCGGTGCATTCTTGCTAGCAGCTGTGATTACTTGTGTACTGGGACCATTTCTATTCAACAAGCTATATTCTGCTGAGAAGGAAGACCTTAAGAAAACTCGGGTGCACATCATTGGAACCAATCTAACAACGGTTCCGGTTGCCCAACAGTTGTCTAGGGGTTGGTACGACGTAACAATGTATACTGCTAATGATTTAAACTACCGTTCGTTTAACAGTGAAGTTCCAGTCACCTTGCTTGATAACCTGGAAACGGGTTATTTGATGAAACAGGGAGTGTTTGATGCTGAGGTGGTCGTGATTGGGAAAATTAACTCTAAGAAGAATTACGAGATTGCTAAAGCAGCAAAACAATATGGAGTAAGGCGTGTAATAGTACGGTTTGAGGACAGAAACATCCTTAATGAGAAACAGGATAACCTGGCTGATTTGGGGATTGAACTTTACAATACTCCAGATGTTAATATCAGTATGCTGCGGTCGTTGATTGAAACACCGTCGACAATGCAGTTGCTCACGTCAACGAATGCCAGTGTTTACGAAGTTACACTTCGAAACCACAAGTACACGGATATCCAAGTCCGTAATTTACCATTTATTGATCAGGTTACAATTACTCAGATTTTTCGTGAACGTCGATTTATCCGTCCAACCGGCGGGACATCTCTAAAAATAAATGATAGAATCATATTTACTAGTAGTAAGGAAGACGCCCCTAATATTAGGCGGGAACTAGGGAAACTCAATTAA
- a CDS encoding S53 family peptidase — protein sequence MKLKTMIAVGAGVLIGLSGAISTQAAKKTKKSPSTTFDIVLKSRNQAGLTNFVYDTVDKNSPDFQKFISPSQFADKFGQTDSTVNQFRDYFKKHKITVSAYPGNVVLRLTGTRADVAKALKPKVNKKSSTKQVTYKLPSHLKDSVTAVVGLTLKPTATKNQHNMDNSSQKVDLTTGPEKFSNEYGPGKFANAYHLNQLYDQHLNGKGQRIGIIATSANFNVSDIQEYWQKNGINADKSRINRVYVQDGAKKSKQLTEMGLLPSQVELSLDIQQAGGVAPGAIVDTYLANSVNENASSTVLYLNAFTKAISDNNDKQLSTSFAPTIEDKQSWFPGTSESLTQYNKALNLIFQQAAAQGTTIFSASGDNGPWQKPMKRQNHLITSSPYVTVVGGTTLPYTKVVNGKYVKVNKERAWGDIETASQATIKRGIFPGGGGGFSAVNETPRFQLGVPGVNTFRALDILKYSKGKFTINKSPSVIMGEGHGRNLPDISGNADAETGYATYASGKELSVVKGKLNKKAVKKWVISGGTSYTAPQMAAANAIMNSGLGQPIGFLNPRIYAMAQTVNSPMTPLDDADNNNNLYYTGQPGKIYNQATGLGTVNFNQLFTNLK from the coding sequence ATGAAACTAAAGACAATGATTGCTGTTGGTGCTGGGGTGTTAATCGGGCTTTCTGGTGCGATTTCAACCCAAGCCGCAAAGAAGACAAAAAAGAGCCCTTCAACAACCTTCGATATCGTTCTTAAGTCACGAAATCAGGCAGGATTAACTAATTTTGTCTATGATACTGTTGATAAAAACTCTCCTGATTTTCAAAAGTTTATTAGTCCGAGTCAGTTTGCAGATAAATTTGGACAAACCGATTCAACTGTAAATCAGTTTAGGGATTATTTTAAGAAACATAAAATTACGGTTAGCGCTTATCCCGGAAATGTTGTTTTAAGATTAACTGGGACTAGGGCGGACGTTGCAAAGGCGCTAAAGCCCAAAGTTAATAAAAAGAGTAGTACTAAACAGGTGACTTACAAGCTTCCAAGTCATCTAAAGGATTCAGTAACTGCTGTTGTGGGATTAACTTTGAAACCCACTGCTACCAAAAATCAACACAATATGGATAATTCAAGTCAGAAAGTTGATTTAACAACTGGTCCAGAAAAGTTTTCCAATGAATATGGTCCTGGTAAATTTGCCAACGCTTATCATCTAAATCAGCTATATGATCAACATTTAAATGGTAAGGGGCAACGAATTGGAATTATTGCTACCAGCGCCAACTTTAACGTCAGTGATATCCAAGAATATTGGCAAAAGAATGGAATTAATGCTGATAAGTCACGAATTAACCGCGTTTATGTTCAGGATGGCGCTAAAAAGTCTAAGCAACTAACAGAAATGGGATTACTTCCATCACAAGTTGAGCTTTCTTTAGACATTCAGCAAGCCGGTGGGGTTGCTCCTGGAGCAATTGTTGATACGTACCTGGCAAATTCGGTTAACGAAAATGCCTCAAGCACGGTGCTGTATTTGAATGCATTTACTAAGGCAATTTCAGATAACAACGATAAGCAGCTTTCGACTAGTTTCGCGCCAACAATTGAAGACAAGCAAAGCTGGTTCCCAGGCACTAGTGAGTCGCTGACTCAATACAATAAGGCGCTAAACCTCATTTTCCAACAAGCAGCTGCGCAGGGAACAACAATCTTTAGTGCTAGCGGAGATAATGGTCCTTGGCAAAAACCAATGAAACGTCAAAATCACCTAATCACCAGTTCTCCATACGTCACTGTGGTAGGCGGGACAACACTTCCATATACCAAAGTTGTGAATGGTAAGTACGTCAAAGTGAACAAGGAAAGAGCTTGGGGTGATATCGAGACTGCTTCACAGGCAACCATCAAACGGGGGATTTTCCCAGGTGGTGGCGGTGGTTTTTCAGCAGTTAACGAGACCCCACGCTTTCAACTCGGAGTTCCTGGTGTGAATACGTTTAGAGCGTTAGACATTTTGAAGTACTCTAAGGGTAAGTTTACAATCAATAAGAGCCCAAGTGTCATTATGGGAGAAGGTCACGGGCGAAACCTGCCTGATATTTCTGGAAACGCGGATGCTGAGACTGGTTACGCCACTTACGCCTCTGGTAAAGAGTTATCCGTTGTTAAGGGAAAATTGAACAAAAAGGCCGTTAAGAAATGGGTGATTTCTGGCGGGACTAGCTATACCGCTCCGCAAATGGCTGCAGCCAATGCCATCATGAATAGTGGATTAGGACAGCCGATTGGATTTTTAAACCCACGAATCTATGCTATGGCACAGACTGTTAATTCACCAATGACACCATTGGATGATGCAGACAACAATAACAATCTATACTATACTGGGCAACCAGGAAAAATATATAATCAAGCTACTGGACTGGGAACTGTGAACTTCAACCAGTTGTTTACAAATCTTAAGTAA